The DNA segment GTTCTGAGGCCCGGTGGGGTGTACGCGACCACGACCGTCTACCAGTTCGGAATCTCCCGATGAGCAGAATCCCGAAGACCGTCGACCAGGCGGTGTCCACGCTCGATCTCAACCCCGTCACCCGGCGCCGGCTGCTCTCCGGAACCGGGCTGTTCAGCGCGTCGCTGGCTGCCGGCGCCCTGCTCAGCGCGTGCAGCAGCCAGGAGGAGACGCCCACCGGCGCGACCGGCAACTTCCCGTCCACCCCGAAGTGGAGGTTCAGCTTCGTCAACCACGTGACGACGAACCCGTTCTTCACCCCCACCCAGTACGGGATGGAGGACGCCGCGACCCTGCTCGGCATCGAGAAGCCGCAGTGGACCGGGTCGCAGAACTCGATCGTGGCGGAGATGGTGAACGCGATGAACACCGCCGTCGCCGCCAAGGTGGACGGCATCGCGGTGGCGGTGGTCGACAAGGACGCCTTCAACGCCCCGGTCGGCCAGGCGCTGGACGCCGGGATCCCGGTGGTGTCGTACAACGCCGACGGCGCCCGCGGGGATCCGGGCACCGCCCGGCTCGCCTACATCGGGCAGGGCCTGTACGAGTCCGGTTACGCCCTCGGCCGGCGGGCCCTGGAGCAGGTGGAGTCGGGTCCGGTGGCCGGTTTCATCGCCACCCCGGGCGCCCTCAACATCCAGCCCCGCATCGACGGCGCCCAGCAGGCGTTCGAGGACTCCGGCAAGGCGATCACGTTCACGGCGGTGGCGACGAACGCCGACGTCACCCGCGGCCTGTCGATCATCGACGCGTACGCGCAGGGCCACCAGGACCTGGCCGGGATGCTCGCGGTCGACGCCGGGTCCACGTCGTCGGTGGGGCAGGTCGTCAAGAAGTACGACATGCGGAGCAAGGCGCTCAAGGTCGCCGGCGGTTTCGACCTGATCCCGGAGACGCTCACCGGCGTCCAGGAGGGCAGCCTCGACTACACCATCGACCAGCAGCCCTACCTCCAGGGATTCCTGCCGGTCCTCTACCTCTACCTCTACAAGCTCTCCGGCGGCCTGCTGTCGCCGGGTGAGACGAACACCGGTCTGCTGTTCGTGACGAAGGACAACGTCGGCCCGTACCAGACGACGAAGACGCGCTACCAGGGTTCCACGACCGACAAGGTGCTGGTGGAGCGCAGCGGGCCGATCGCACATGGCTGAGCTGACGGAGACGAGGCGGCGGGTGGGCCGCGTGCCCGCCCGCCGCCTGCTCGACGGTTTCCTGCGCCGGCGTGAGGCGAGCGTGCTGCTCGTCGCGCTCGGTCTGATGATCTACTTCCGGGCGGCCAGCCCGGTCTTCCTGTCCCGGGACAACCTGGTCAACATCGCGCAGGCCACCGCGCCGGTCGCGATCGTGGCGGTCGGCATCGTGCTGCTGCTGGTCAGCGGCGAGATCGACCTGTCGGTCGGCATCGTGGCGGCGCTCGCGCCCTTCCTGTTCCACTTCGCGATCGACTTCTACGGCTTCCCGGTCTTCGCCGGTCTCCTGGTGGCGCTGCTCATCTCGGCCGGGATCGGGTTGTTCAACGGCCTGGTCGTCACGAAACTGAAGGTGCCGTCGTTCGTGACCACGCTCGGCACGTTCTTCGCGGTCCAGGGCATCCTGCTGATCACCTCGCACGCCTATCCGGTGCCGATCCCGGAGCCCGCGAAGGGGACTTTCCAGACCTGGCTCGGCGCCGGGCCCTGGGCCGGCATCACGTGGGCCGTAGTCATCGTGGCCGTCTTCCACGTGGTGCTCACCCGTACCAGATGGGGATTGCACACCATCTCGGTCGGCGGCAATCCGCTCGGGGCGACCGAAGCGGGTATCCGCGCGTCCCGCATCAAGATCGGCAATTTCATGGTGACCAGCACCCTCGGCGGCCTCGTGGGGATCATGGAGGCTTTCCGGATCAACACGATCGACCCCAACATCGGGGGCGGTACGACGCTCACCTTCTACGCGATCTCGGCAGCGGTGATCGGCGGCACCGCGCTGGCCGGCGGCTCGGGCACGATCGTCGGCGCGTTCCTCGGCGCGCTGGTCCTGGCCGAACTGCAGAACGGCTTCAACCTGATCGGGTACAGCGCCAACACGATCTTCCTGATCCTGGGGCTGGCCATCCTGGTCTCGATGATCGCCAACCAGTACCTGTCCCGGCTGCGGCGCGCGGGGAGGACGTGATGGCCTCGCTCCAGGTGCGCGGCGTCGCCAAGCGGTTCGGCGCGCTCACCGCGCTGAAGGACGTGAACCTGCACGTGGACAAGGGCGAGGTCCTCGGACTGATCGGCGACAACGGCGCCGGCAAGTCCACCCTCATGAAGATCATCTGTGGCTT comes from the Actinoplanes sp. OR16 genome and includes:
- a CDS encoding ABC transporter permease, whose protein sequence is MAELTETRRRVGRVPARRLLDGFLRRREASVLLVALGLMIYFRAASPVFLSRDNLVNIAQATAPVAIVAVGIVLLLVSGEIDLSVGIVAALAPFLFHFAIDFYGFPVFAGLLVALLISAGIGLFNGLVVTKLKVPSFVTTLGTFFAVQGILLITSHAYPVPIPEPAKGTFQTWLGAGPWAGITWAVVIVAVFHVVLTRTRWGLHTISVGGNPLGATEAGIRASRIKIGNFMVTSTLGGLVGIMEAFRINTIDPNIGGGTTLTFYAISAAVIGGTALAGGSGTIVGAFLGALVLAELQNGFNLIGYSANTIFLILGLAILVSMIANQYLSRLRRAGRT
- a CDS encoding sugar ABC transporter substrate-binding protein, which codes for MSRIPKTVDQAVSTLDLNPVTRRRLLSGTGLFSASLAAGALLSACSSQEETPTGATGNFPSTPKWRFSFVNHVTTNPFFTPTQYGMEDAATLLGIEKPQWTGSQNSIVAEMVNAMNTAVAAKVDGIAVAVVDKDAFNAPVGQALDAGIPVVSYNADGARGDPGTARLAYIGQGLYESGYALGRRALEQVESGPVAGFIATPGALNIQPRIDGAQQAFEDSGKAITFTAVATNADVTRGLSIIDAYAQGHQDLAGMLAVDAGSTSSVGQVVKKYDMRSKALKVAGGFDLIPETLTGVQEGSLDYTIDQQPYLQGFLPVLYLYLYKLSGGLLSPGETNTGLLFVTKDNVGPYQTTKTRYQGSTTDKVLVERSGPIAHG